A stretch of Miscanthus floridulus cultivar M001 chromosome 13, ASM1932011v1, whole genome shotgun sequence DNA encodes these proteins:
- the LOC136499912 gene encoding peroxidase 51-like, protein MDPGFASQLNGTCNSDPNAFAFLDPSSVGFDNAFYRNLQVGKGLLGSDQVLYSDMRSRSTVDYYASNQGAFFGDFVASMTKLGRIGAKTPATDGEIRRDYRFPN, encoded by the coding sequence atggaccccggcttcgcGTCGCAGCTGAACGGCACCTGCAACTCCGACCCCAACGCCTtcgccttcctcgacccctcgtcaGTGGGCTTCGACAACGCCTTCTATCGGAACTTGCAGGTCGGCAAGGGCCTCCTGGGCTCCGACCAGGTGCTCTACTCCGACATGAGGTCGCGCAGCACGGTCGACTACTACGCGTCCaaccagggtgccttcttcggcgatttcgtggcgtcgatgaccaagctcgggagAATTGGGGccaagacgccggccaccgacggcgagatacgccgggactatcggttcccgaactag